The following proteins come from a genomic window of Kwoniella shandongensis chromosome 7, complete sequence:
- a CDS encoding pre-mRNA-splicing factor CWC2 yields the protein MIAGNQRQPPSSMSSMECRVTFQHRLFEMSLTTATTTAPKRKLRPARKQVAPDEIDKSESVQAGKEYNIWYNKWAGGDKEDALANKTLSQSRCIITRDAGYTRADATGNKYCCLFFARGCCPYGHECNYLHRLPLPNHTVPDNSRDCFGREKHGDYRDDMGGVGSFNRVNRTLYIGKIAESPDKNQAQETLLRHFGEWGKIVKWNILYQRGVAFVTYESEHNASFAKEAMANQSMDGDEILNVRWATEDPNPGEIIAEQKRIEEVGQKAISGMLDENLVEAAQTIRALEDGDEQDFYPIEASKPESEEAEEEEEEDSRPIKKSKSSAGTANGIFDADALDNLKFYADLAKKQAEEERERVKERKVPSKPAITSLLGGYGSGDESD from the exons ATGATCGCTGGAAATCAGAGACAACCTCCATCCTCGATGTCATCGATGGAATGTCGCGTTAC ATTTCAGCACAGGCTATTCGAGATGTCATTAACAACCGCTACGACCACCGCTCCAAAACGGAAGTTGAGACCTGCACGAAAGCAGGTAGCTCCCGATGAGATTGATAAGAGTGAAAGTGTTCAGGCCGGTAAAGAGTACA ATATATGGTACAACAAATGGGCTGGAGGAGATAAGGAGGACGCCTTAGCCAA CAAAACCCTCTCCCAATCACGCTGTATCATCACTCGAGATGCTGGATATACAAGAGCAGACGCTACGGGGAACAAATACTGTTGCCTGTTCTTCGCTCGAGGATGCTGTCCGTATGG TCACGAGTGTAATTACCTCCATCGATTACCGTTACCAAATC ACACCGTTCCGGACAACTCTCGAGATTGTTTCGGACGAGAAAAACATGGCGACTATCGAGACGATATGGGAGGTGTTGGATCTTTCAACCGAGTGAACAGGACTTTGTATATTGGCAAGATCGCAGAAAGTCCCGATAAGAATCAGGCTCAGGAGACATTACTGAGACATTTCGGAGAGTGGGGCAAGATCGTGAAAT GGAATATCCTGTACCAGCGAGGAGTTGCGTTCGTCACATACGAGTCGGAGCACAATGCCAGTTTCGCCAAAGAAGCGATGGCAAACCAAAGTatggatggtgatgagatCTTGAACGTCAG ATGGGCGACAGAAGATCCTAATCCTGGAGAGATCATTGCCGAGCAAAAACGTATCGAAGAAGTTGGTCAGAAAGCTATCTCAGGGATGTTGGACGAGAACCTTGTCGAAGCTGCGCAGACTATCCGAGctttggaagatggagacgaaCAGGATTTCTACCCCATCGAAGCGTCGAAACCCGAGtcggaggaggcggaggaggaggaggaggaggattcaCGACCGATAAAGAAATCAAAGAGCTCAGCCGGGACAGCAAATGGAATCTTTGATGCGGATGCTCTGGATAATTTGAAGTTTTACGCAGACTTGGCGAAGAAAcaggcagaggaagagagagaaagagtgaaagagaggaaggtccCTTCCAAACCAGCGATTACTTCGTTGTTGGGTGGATATGggagtggagatgagagtgatTAG